A window of Schistocerca serialis cubense isolate TAMUIC-IGC-003099 chromosome 1, iqSchSeri2.2, whole genome shotgun sequence genomic DNA:
GAAGGTATTGATATTTAACGTGTaaatggtttttgataatacttctagtTAATTTGATGTCAGTTACTAGCCATTGtcgtgtagtagagtaataatataaCAGATGCGCTATTAAATATGTTGTATCTGCCCACTCGTCTTATAtgagtgcctaggaagctgttttctcggattgctagacaacaattcaagcaaatcgtattaatggggtttattacagtaaattaaattgacaatacttaacactGCGTATTCACAAAGATGTGCCGCAAGCacatggtgacatgcaaataatcaatgtccttcagtgTTTACAAATTGAatacaagcaaaacaatacagttcatgagtcactgctgtagcgtttgtatgacggtTTGTCTTCCACTGCCGCCGCGGCGAGGCGGTGCGGTGCTTATATGGTCTTCGAGTAGAGGCTGCTCCTGTCTTGATgccgtcctagtcagcgtactattggctgaaaCCCCCCTAACAGCCCTCTCTGTTCTTCCGTTCTGCGTCGCCGTGCCGAGGATTGTCGTCACGCCGTAACAAAATATagtactgaaactttctggcaggttaaaactgtgtgcccgcgtgagactcgaaattgggaccttgATCTTTTGAGGTCAAATGTTccgtcaactgagctacccaagcacaactcacaacccgtcctcacggCATTCTTTTCGCCAGTACCTAatatcctaccttccaaaactcacagaagctctcctgcgaaacttgcaagacagGCAGTCCTGGAAAaacagcaaaggtcccgagttcgagtctcggccagggagtttaatatcagtgcacactcagctaAAGAGTGAAGATTTCATTCCGAAATACAGtagtgacaagattttctcgattggagCATTTATGAAGTTCAATAGAATAACTGTTGCTAGATGCAGGGCCATGTCGTACCTTGGGACATTTTTTATATTTGCAAAAACTTAATTTTTCAGGAAAAATTTCTGTAATTACAGAAAAACGGTGCTACACATAAAAAATGAATGCCATCATTTAGATCTGAATAAGAAAAGCATTCCGACTTGAACAGATAGTAAATGAGGAGAGCAGGTACTTTGGCGATCCCAGAACGTGCGAAAATACCGAGACGATGGCTTAGTGTAAGTTGGATAGGTGCGattagaaaatacactactggccattaaaattgctacaccacgaagatgacgtgctacagacgcgaaatttaaccgacaggaagaagatgctgtgatatgcaaatgattagcttttcagaggattcacacaaggttggcgccggtcgcgagacctacaacgtgctgacgtgaggaaagtttccaaccgatttctcatacacaaacagcagttgaccggcgttgcctggtgaaacgttgttgtgatgcctcgtgtaaggaggagaaatatgtaccatcacgtttctgactttgataaaggtcggattgtagcctatcgcgatatcggtttatggtatcgtgacattgctactcgccttgatcgagatccaatgggttcaggagggtaatacggaacgccgtgctggatcccagcagtcgagatgacaggcatcttatccgcatggctgtaacggatccctgagtcaacagatggggacgtttgcaagacaacaaccatctgcaagaacagttcgacgacgtttgcagcagcatggactatcagctcggagaccatggctgcggttacccttgacgctgcatcacagacaggagcgcctgcgatggtgtactcatcgacgaacctgggtgcacgaatggcaaaacgtcacttttgcggatgaatccaggtctgtttacagcatcatgatggtcgcatccgtgtttggcgacatcgcggtgaacgaacattggaagcgtgtattcgtcatcgccatactggcgtatcacgcggcgtgacggtatggggtgtcattggtcacctcttgttcgcattgacggcactttgaaacacaacacaatgatggcaatctacgcggatgacacagccatccttgcgcaagattggaaaccatcaaacattacgtcacgcctacagactgcactcagagtggccgagccttggttggagaaatggcgtgttagagtaaacgtcgacaagtgcgaagccgttctgttcactagaagaccgaagcaactgcgcaaacaccgctactgcagaccagtaactctacatgcacgtccaatacgtttccgcgagaaagtcaaatacctcggtgtctggctggaccggaaattactctggggggaccacatacaacacaagagcaaccgagctagcgcgaggctcaaacagctctatcctatgctcaaaagcgtagcacactgaacagaagggtgtcgaggtccatgtacattacacttatccgacccctgatgacgtacgcagctcctgtctggggatacgctgtgcctaaacgcctgcgccgtctgcagctcatacaaaacaaagtactcaaaatcataagcaatgctccacgatacacatgcatcgcggaccttcaccgggaatatcgacttgagactctcacggaggtaatccacaaactcaccacaagactatacagaaactccagacattcgcagagcccgtttattctgaatctggggaactacgaccacaaccatagatggaaacataaaagaccaaaagacatgcttgtaaggacataacatctatggccaagcataagcaaacataacggcacaggcgagcccctgttaatcagacgccattactggatatccagctgaaatgcactgccgaataactggcaccacacagggaagccgtaccgtacactgcatgcaaacaagctccacacatcccccacacagtgagatgatctatggccgatctcccactactgtataacgatctcgattgttccaggaatgcagcagctgcagcaactgggacaaatcgccatcgcttgtcacggtaatgatgcatgattcctatactaacaaatccaacactgcatgagctatcgcagctagtaagccactactgctcttactacccatcccactgtcgcataggtttttttcccacggcacgagccatggcactttcttccctctgctcttcaaatcgctaccctctctcgcgtttcgtccactatctatcacctgatggaccgtgttaatgcgtagtcttacccagacgcacggacaacatcacagcccagcatcctgtgatccacttactagataactaacatgtttacggaagtgacagtagaacttttggtttggtcaccacgttggtgcgggcgcggaggggccccatctcttttaaaaaagtggacgttacatttcaggtatgttacgacccgtggctctatcctaaattcgatccctgcgaaaccctacatttcagcaggataatgcacgaccgcatgttgcaggtccagtgcgggccttcctggatacaaaaaatgttcgactgctgccctggccagcacattctcgagatctctcaccaatcgaaaacgtctggtcaatggtggccgagcaactggctcgtcacaatacgccagtcactacccttgatgaactgtggtatcgtgtagaagctgcatgggctgctgtacctatacacgccatgcaagttgtgtttgactcaatgcccaggcgtatcaaggccgttattacggccagaggtgcttgttctgggtaccgatttctcaggatccatggacccaaattgcgtgaaaatgtaatgacatgtcagttctggtataattatttgtccaatgaatacccgtttatcatctgcatttcttcttggtgtagcaattgtataGCCACTAGTGTAGTTCCCACAGGAAGGCCACATGAAATAAGAGAATAGAGGAAGTCGAAATAGGAACAATACTAGAGGTTCCGACTGTAGTTTGGGAGACAGTATCGTGTTATGGTATGGAAGGTCTAGTTTAGGGGCAGTGTTGGGAGGTGGGGCGCGGCGGAGGCACGTGCGTGCCCACGAGGTGAGCCGCGGCCGGACCTTGCGCACGGCAGGTGACGAAACAGCCAGGCGCGGCCAGACGTATATAAACGCATTGCGGGCGCGCTCCTCTCCAGATTCGCTCTGACCACCACTCACACCATGTACAAGGTAAGAGCGCCGGACCTGCCGCTGCCGTAGCACCACCACTGGGTCTCGCTGCACCATACTAGGTCCTGCTGCCTACTTTGGATGGAAACCTACGCTACCTCTATGTCTCGTGGATCGTGCAGCTGGCAATTGTGCTTTGTGCTTCTTTCGTCACATCTCACTTCATGTTTCTGGACCAGCGTATCTACAGCAATAGCTTGTCACCCACTGAAGACAAGCCGTCGCTTGAGTGAAAAACCCAATTTCTATGTCAAGTATTTTACTGAAGTCCAATAACCAACCGACTGCTTTTCCACTTGTCATTTTGGAGTGGTACAATATAACGTTTCAAGCTTTCAAGGAATCTCCTTAGGATATTCCCCGCAACAGATATCGACCAAAGAGGCACAGATGTGAAATCACTCGCTTCCATTCATATCGCTATCCTGACATTCCCAAAATCCAGTCAGACAAATCCCGAGATGGTTCCTTAGATGCAGTTACAACCAATTCGTTTTCCGTTCATTCAGTTTAGTTAGAACCTCAATGATTTTCCTGAAAACCTCATTGAAACCTGATGATGCAAGCCGCGACTAAGTACGTTTGGATAGTTTGTTTCTTCCCatataacttttaaaaaaattcgATGTGCTTCGTCCCGTAAGCATGAGGTACACCAGATTACTTTCCACCTCAGAATACAGAAAGGGTGGACCGTTGCGACTATATACTGGGAATGTGCTCGGAGGAATACAATGACATCATTGTCTTCGTTTGTGAAGACGGTGTTATTCTTATGCTTCCAACGTTCCCAGaaaagtatttaattttatgttctgTGTTTATTACTAGAGAATACTCATATCTGGAGCAAAACTCCTGCCTCTTTTCTCTATATGTCATTGGTCGATCTTCAGGTCTGTCGTTGACGCTCGGTAGTACAACATCTGTCTGTCGACCATGAGCTTATTGGAACCTGTTGGTGAGAAGCATTTACGCAATCAGTATTTGACCGTCAAGAGGAGATGTGACTGTGAATCGTTACTGGTTGCGAGGCTATGAGCCATTCACTAAAGTTACATAACATTTTATAGATCGAGACCAGGCGACTGTGTTGATTCTGATCCGCCTGTTAAATATCTCTCCTCCTTTATTTTCGGAAATCTCGAATTGCTTAAATGAACGTACGGGCTTTCACCGTTCATCTTCCTGGTTTACATAATACCATGAAGACAGTCTACATCCAAGAAGACCATGTCATTTATTATTCGTGTACAAAGTTGCAAAATATATATCAACTGGAAAAAGATTAGTACATAATTTAATATGCAAAATAGGTGTATTTGCATAAAACACACTAATcaaagaaatacaaaatcaaaattacGAAATTTATCAGCGTTCTCTCAAGCAGAATTCGGTGTAAGCTGCAGCTGTCTTGGTATAGTTCAGAAGGTCCTCTAGAGTACATTCTCTGAGTGTATCCACTAATGGACACTTTCTATAGTGTTCCGTTGTTTGTGTTTCACCAAACTCTCACTCGTCAGTGTCTGTGTGCGCCCATCGTTTCATATGTTGTTTTGATTGCTCCGCGTCCTTAAGAGGTCGGTCCAATGTTTTCCAATGTCGCCACCAGTCTTCTTGGAAGCCCTCGGGCACAGCTTACTCTGTGATAACGGATTGTTGATGTCCTTATTATAATGATTTTACGGAACTTTCAGTTGGTTGTACTAATTGTGAGTATATGAAATCTCGTCCAAATTTAAGCCTTTTTGGTATGGGTTGAAGGGGGTGACGCTGGTCATTCATCTGTTTGTTCCTTTCTTTCAAGCTCAGGAATGGTCGGACATTTTGTGGGACAATAACCGATAAATGTCCACTCTAGTAGACCTCAGGGAACCAGTTATCTTCCTGTAGGTGTCGTTTAGGACCACATCTACTTTTCTAGTGTGATGAGATGTTTTCCAAACTCAGCAACAGAAAAGCAGGTGGCGAATGCTGACGAACGGAGTACGTTAGCGTTGGGGTCATAACAGAAGTGCTCCCGATTGCAAACCCTGTCGAGTGTGATACCTGTCTGGTGTCATTCCACGAACTGTGCTACCCAACAGGCTGCATCCTACCAATATGCCGAAAAAATGAATTAGCCAGGCAAAGAGTCGCCTCTTTTCAGAGCTCATCCTGACAATTATTTCACCCAACATCGAAGAATATCCATTATAATTATATCAGTGTCGAGGTTCACACTAATAATCAAACACTGTGCAGGGAAAAGGGTAAGTTTTTGCCTCTGTCAAGTATAAATCTACAGAAATTCTACTACACTTTTTATTGAAATTTTCGAAAATTTGGTGCCAAACTCAGTGCCATAGTTTGATTTTTTAAAGTTATCCGTCTGTATGACTTTGTAGGTGGCGTGTGATGTATAAGCGTCGCATTATTTGGTTGACTAGCAGCAGTGAAACGTACTAATCTACAGACTAACCTTCAGTCTACTGAAGCGACTGTCAATATTCATAGAGCGGTTCAAGTATGTCGCTCTTCAATTTACGAGACTTCTGCCCAATGAGTTCTATGAAGCTTTAGATAAACTTTCCATGTCGCATGAGTTTAGGAACCTAGCTATATTTTGGATTGTCACTGTCTTGTGTGGCTACATGGCCTCTAATATCTAGTTGTTCATCATAGACACTACCGTTTCTAAAAACGAATTATCTTTTAATTCTGACATTCATCGAGAGTTCACGTGAACTCTTTTTATTTCCTAATGTCTGCAAGCTGTTTCGCAGTAACCGCCACACCCACATGTCAATTAGCAGGTTAATTCTCCGATTTCTCCAAACACTACTCACTCCTAATTCCTTAATCACTCCCCATAATTGAAGTAGTTTGGCCATTGTTACGTTTTGACTTTCCCTCTTCCTCTATTAGGGCTTCACTACACTAACAATATATATCTACAGTCACTTCATTAAATTATTTAACTGAGGCGCAATAACTTCTTTCTTATCTACAGTTTTCTATAAATTAGTTACAGGCATTAAAGTTTGGTATGAAACATTCAGATAGCACGACGGTATTGTGTACTACATaatatattttattagttttgttcgaAGCCTCTTACAAAATTCTTTGGAACAATGCATTATGTTTTCGTGGATGCCAGAGGGGGTGTGGTTATTTCACAAGCGTTTTTCATTCCTTTCCTGTTTTCGGCGTTAATTACTAGTACAGTTGTATTAGAAACGGTCAGAAGTGCTTTTATACCGTTGCTTTCTCCAGTTAAGTTTGTTTCAGTTCATGGTAGACGACATATCGGCTTACATGTAAGTACTTTGCTACACTGTTTTTAGCATTTGGTCCTAGCTCACTGTCTGTTCTATCATAGACGGGATGCAGAAATTGTCCTGATCTTCCACTGTGTTTCTCCCCAGGTTTTCCGTTTCTATAATGAAATCTACTTTTGACATACTTTTTCAGGCTTGTCGGTCTTGTGACTAGGTTGATGCGGCCGGCCACATTTTGCTGTCCTGTGCCAGGCTATTCATCTCTCACGCAAATGACCTCGATTACTTCTTGAATCtacttttcccctctacagctccctctagtaccttggaaattATTCCGTGATGTTGTAACACACGACCTATCACACTATCAGTTCCTTTAGTCGTTATTTTTCCACATATTCGTATTTTAATGGTGATTAGTGGATTGTTCTAATAAGACCGCCTTCAGTTGTAGCTCATCTTATGTTatgagttcacttaattttcagcactGTTCTGTAACACCACAAGTCAAACAGTCCGAATCACTTCTTTACCTCTTGAAAAAGTAACGGAAAATACGAATGACATTCGTTTATTGTGATGACAATCAAATTCATTGCAGGACATAAACTGTAAAAGCAATAAGTATTTTTCGCCTTCCAACCTGCACGCAGTCCTTGTAAATATTGCACGAGATGGCATTTCAAGAAGAATAGCAGAGAGATTTTGAATGACACGTATCAACGCTTAGTCTGACTCTTAATGTTTCAGTTTATATTACGTGCCGTGCCGTAATTGCAGCGCGCATCAATAGGAGGGTGGCGTGTCGGAACATGTAACACATGATCAGCGCCATATTGTCGCTCGTGTTTTGTAGGCGCTCGACAACGAGGTGATCACGCCTTGCGCCTGCAGATTTCCACTGGAATGTGTCTATTTTCTGTATATTTGTAGTTTTCGCGCAGTAGTTTCTGAATCCTTGGAGACATGAATAATCCTGTACTGCTGGGAATGCTACTTCACCTCGACTCTGAAAGATAAGCCGGGTGGTAATAAGTTATGGCTGGATTTGctctgtcttctctctctctctctctctacttgggGTTAATGTCGCCTCGCCCCTGATGCTGTGACATGTGCACTTATTTAGTTAAAACAATGAAGTAATCAAGTGCTCACATTTTTTCACGCAATTCTTTTTACATGGATTGGAACCAAAATCGAGAGTAGACCAAGGAAAAAAAATATCTTAAGAAATTTAAAATGCCACACTACTTCTCAGGATAATTTTCATGATTACTTCCCAAGAATTTGTATGGAGGCGCCAATATTGTCGATGATTTATCATTGTATATCAGTGTTTTAAATGTACGTAAAGCAATCCGTCGTTCTTAGTCAGAACTCGTTCTGACTAATCCCATGCAAAGTGGGATGGTCACGGTACGCAGCATGACTATTTGTAAATACGAAGTACGACGCCACCACTGACTGTCCCGTACGTTATAGCTCGCAGTCTTCGCCGCCGTGCTGGCCGTGGCCCGCGCTGGCTAcctggccgcccccgccgccgtctcctacgccgcccccgcctacgccgcccccgcttaCGCCGCCTACGGCGCCCACGCCGTCGCCCCCGCGGCTATCACCTCCCAGCACTCCAACATCCTGAGGAGCTTCGGCAACCTGGGACAGGTGTCCACCTACTCCAAGACCATCGACACGCCCTACTCCAGCGTCAGCAAGTCTGACGTGCGCGTCAGCAACGACGCCGTCGCCCACGTGGCTGCCCCcgtcgcctacgccgcccccgccgtcgtCAAGGCTGCCGCCCCCGTGGCCTACGCCGGCCCGGCCGCCTACGCCGCCCCTGCCGTCGTCaaggccgccgcccccgccgtcggtctgctgggagtCGCCTactccgccgcccccgccgtcgcccACATGACCTACAGCAACGGTCTGGGTCTCGCCTACGCCTGGTAATCTGACCTCACCTCCTGACATTCCGATGTGTCATGATGTGATGACTCAGAGAActatatttatttgtaatttattgtaaaataaattatagCATTTTTAATATGTCCTTTTCTTTCTAAACTGCCTTGTTCCATTCCTTATACACGGACCTTCACAGCCAACACTATTTGGCTATGACTTCCCAACCTCTTATTTCTCAAGTAGCTTCAGTCTTCAGCCGGTCACAGGAGTTTTTCATATTACTTAGCACTTTTTTCGC
This region includes:
- the LOC126464005 gene encoding cuticle protein 67-like → MYKLAVFAAVLAVARAGYLAAPAAVSYAAPAYAAPAYAAYGAHAVAPAAITSQHSNILRSFGNLGQVSTYSKTIDTPYSSVSKSDVRVSNDAVAHVAAPVAYAAPAVVKAAAPVAYAGPAAYAAPAVVKAAAPAVGLLGVAYSAAPAVAHMTYSNGLGLAYAW